The Streptomyces cyaneogriseus subsp. noncyanogenus region CCGACACGGCGAGCGACGCGCCGCTGGGCGTCAACGACGCGCTGCGCCGCATCCTGCTCGAAGCCCGCCGGGCCAGGACGGCCGGCGCCCGGCTGAAGGCGCTGGCGAAGATCCGGCCCGCCCATCTGGTCCCCGACATCCCGCGCAACGCCGAGCCGCGCACCGGCCTGTCGATGGGCGAGCACGCCGCCGTCACCGCCCGCGCCTGGGGCATCACCCGCGAGGCCCAGGACGAACTGGCGGCGGCCAGTCACCGGCGGCTCGCGGCGGCGTACGAACGCGGCTTCTTCGAGGGCCTGGTCGTCCCCTTCCGGGGCCTGGCCCGCGACCAGAACCTGCGCCCGGACTCCACACCGGAGAAACTGGCCGCCCTGCGGCCGGTGTTCGGCCTGGACCACCCCGGACCCACCATGACGGCGGGCAACTCCACCCCGCTGACCGACGGCGCGGCGACGGTCCTGCTCGCCTCCGAGGAGTGGGCGGCGGCCCGCGGGCTGGAGCCGCTCGCCTTCCTGACGGCGTGTGAGACGGCGGCCGTCGACTTCGTCTCCGGTGACGTGGCGGGCGGCGAGGACGGGCTGCTGATGGCCCCGGCGTACGCGGTCCCGCGGCTGCTGGAGCGGACCGGGCTCGCCCTCGCCGACTTCGACTTCGTGGAGATCCACGAGGCGTTCGCCTCCCAGGTGCTGGCGACGCTGGCCGCCTGGGAGAAGCGGGGCCTGGGCACGGTGGACCGCGCCCGTCTGAACGTGGCCGGGTCCTCCCTGGCCACCGGCCACCCCTTCGCGGCGACCGGCGCCCGGATCGTGGCGACGCTGGCCGCGCTGCTCGCCGAGCGCGAGCGCCCGGGGCGGGGCCTGATCTCGATCTGCGCGGCGGGCGGCCAGGGCGTGGCGGCCGTCCTGGAGCGGGCCTGACCGCCGTGCCCGGCGGGACTTGATCGCTGTGCCCGGCCGGGCGCTCGTCGCCGTACGCGGCCGGACTGACCGCCGTGCCCGGCCGGACCGGCCGTCGTACGCGTCCGGCCCTGACCGCCGTGCGTGGCCGGAACTGATCGCCGCGCGCGGCCGGATGTGAGGGCCGTTCACAAGTCGGCGCGGCGAACCTCTCGCGCGAAACGGACTTACTCGCTCGTAACCCCCGGAGCTGCACAGCCCCGTCGCCTGGTCGTCTCCGAATCCGCACAAACTCCCCACGCGGGGGCCGTACGATCCCGTAGCCGACCGCCGGTAACCCCTCTCCCCCCTCCTGCCGGTGAACGCCCCGCCGCGCGGGGCCCGTTCGTACGCCATGCAGCACGCCAGCGATGCCGCTGCACGTCACAGGAGCCGCCCGTGTCCACCCCGCTTCCCTCCTTCGCGCCCTCCGCGGCCTACGACGACGCTCCCGGCCCCGTGCTGGTGGAGCCGGAGACCCGGAGGCTGGACGGGGTGGTGCGGGAGGCGTACGTACCGCCGCTCGCGCCACCCGTGCGGCACGGCTCGCTCGCCGACCTGCCCTTCGAGAACGCCGCCGCGGCCCCCGGCACGGTGGTGCTCGCCCGCCGGACGCCGGAGGGACGCTGGGTGGACGTGACGGCGGCCGAATTCGCCGCGCAGGTACGGGCGGTGGCCAAGGGCCTGATCGGCGAGGGCCTGAAGCCGGGCGACCGGATCGCCGTCATGGCGCGGACGCGGTACGAGTGGACCCTGCTCGACTTCGCCGCGTGGGCGGCGGGCCTGGTGACCGTCCCCGTCTACCCCACCTCCTCCGTCTTCCAGACCCGCTGGATCCTCCAGGACTCCGGCGCGGTCGTCCTCGTCACCGAGACGGCCGGGCAGGCCGCGGCCCTCGGGCCCGAGCTGGACCGCCTCCCCGACCTGCGCAACGTGTGGGTGATCGAGCAGGGCCACGTGGACCAACTGGCCCAGGTGGGCGCCCCGGTGCCGGACACCGACGTGGACGTCCGCCGGGGCATGCTCGGCCCGGACACCCTCGCCACCCTGATCTACACCTCCGGCACGACCGGCCGCCCCAAGGGCTGCGCGCTCACCCACGGCAACTTCTTCGCCGAGGTCGACAACGCGATCGAACTCCTGTACCCGGTGTTCCGGGCGCAGGCCGGCGAGGAGCCGTCGGTCCTGCTCTTCCTCCCCATGTCCCACGTCTTCGGCCGCATGGTGGCCGTCGCCTGTGTCCGCGCCCGCGTCCGGCTCGGCCACGCGCCCAGCCTGAAGGCGGAGGACCTGCTGCCGGACCTGGCGGCCTTCAGGCCGACCTGCCTGCTGACCATCCCGTACATGCTGGAGAAGGTCTTCAACACCGCCCGCGCCAAAGCCGAGGCGGGCGGCCGGCTCACCTCGTTCGACCGGGCCGAGTCGGTCGCCGTGCGCTACGGCGAGGCGATGGAGGCCCGGCAGACCGGCCGGGGCGGCGGGCCGGGCAGCGCCCTGAAGACGGCCCGCGCCTTCTACGACCCCCTCGTCTACCGCAAGATACGCAACGCCATGGGCGGCCGGGTCCGTTACGCGATCTGCGGCGGCTCCCCGCTCGGCCGGCGCCTGGCCGCCTTCTACGCCGGGGCCGGCATCCAGATCTTCGAGGGCTACGGCCTGACCGAGACGACCGGCGCGGCGACGGTGACCCCGCCGCTGCGCCCGCGCCTGGGCACCGTGGGGTGGCCGCTGCCCGGCACCCGGGTCCGCATAGCCGCCGACGGCGAGATCCTGATCTCCGGCGACCAGATCCTGCACGGCTACTGGGACCCGCAGGCGGGCGGTGTGGTCCCCGCCGCCCCCGACGGCTGGCTGGCCACCGGCGACCTCGGCAGCCTGGACGACGAGGGCTATCTGACGATCACCGGCCGCAAGAAGGAACTGCTGATCACGGCGGGCGGCACCACGGTCGCCCCGGCGCCCCTGGAGAACTGGCTGCGCGCCCACCCGCTCATCTCCCAGTGCCTGGTACTGGGCGACCGCCGCCCCTACGTCACCGCGCTCATCACCCTCGACCCGCCCGGCGTCACCCACTGGCGCCGCATGAACGGCAAGCACCCGGTCCCGCCGGAACTCCTCGTCGACGACCCCGACCTCCGGGCCGTCCTGCAACGCGCCGTCGACGAGGCGAACAAGCTCGTCTCCCGCCCGGAGACCATCCGCCGCTTCGCCGTCCTCCCCCGGGACTTCACGGAGGAGGCCGGCCACCTGACCCCGTCCATGAAACTCCGCCGCGACCTGGTGCTGCGGGACTACGCGGACGTGGTGGAGGGCTTGTACGAGAGCTGACACGCTGACGAGTGCGGCGGCGGGCGTCAGCCGGACCACGGCCGCCCGAGGACCGGTTCCAGGTAGTCCACCCGTGGTCCGCGCAGCTCCGCGAGCCCGGCCGGGGAGCGCACCAGGGCGATCCGGTCCAGCTCCGGTTCCCGTCCCGCCGCGGCCTCGACGGACACCAGGGCGTCGAAGCGTTCCCGTACGCGCGACGCGGGCAGGGGCGGGGCGAGGAACAGCGCGCCCACGCTCCGGACGTCGTTGCGCACCACACGCCAGAGGGCGAGCCGGGACGGATCGGTGCCGATGCCGGTCTCCTCGGCCAGTTCGCGGGCGGCGTGTCCGCGCAGGGCGGCGGCGTCGAGCGGTTCGTCCGCACCGGAGGGCGGTTCGACGGTGCCCCCGGGCAACTGCCAGCGCCCGGGCGCGGCCGTCCACCCCGCCATCCGGCCGACCAGCAGGCGCCCATCGTCCGTCGGCTGGAGAACGGCCACGAACAGCGACGGCAGCCATGGGGCGCCGGGGATCCGGCGCAGCGTCCGATGGCGGTACGTCAGCCTGGACCACGAGATCACCAGCTCACGCTCCGGACGCCACTCCAGTCCCGCGCACCCCACCGAGGGTCCGTCGAAGAGCGCGGGATTGGCCCGTACGGCCTCGTCCCAGGCGCGGTCCATCGCCTCCCGGTGGCCGGGGGACAACGGCGGTGGCGGGGACTCGACCAGGGTGATCCCCTCGGCCGCGAGGAACTCAGCCAGCGGTCGGCTCCCACCCGAGGAAGGCCGACCAGGCGGTGGGGGAGAGGGCGAGCCGGGGGCCGGCGGGGTTCTTGGAATCTCGGATATGCACGGTGTGGGCACAGATGGCGATCTCGACGCATTCGCCGCCCTCGCCGCTGCTGTGGCTGGACTTGTGCCACGGGTAGGCGACTTCCACGCACTCGCCACCCTCACCGTCGCTGTGACTGGACTTACGCCAGGGGTAGGCGACTTCGAGGCAATCTCCGCCTTCCCCGCCGCTGTGGCTGGACTTGCGCCAGGTGTAGGCGGCCTCCAGGCAGTCACCGCCTGCCGCGTCGCTGTAGGTGGACTTGAACCAGGTGAGATGCTCGCCGTTCATAGCTCCTCCAGCTTCTTTTCGATCAACTCTCCTGATTCCTTGGGCGGGAGAGCCATCGCTCGCATGATCCCATAGCGGTCTGCGATCTCGCGTACCTCTTCGGGATCGGTGATCAGACGGGGGTAGCCCTGGGCCTCCGTGTACGCCACTTGCTGGTGGCCCTTCGGGGTCAGCAAGTTGAATGCGCTTCCCAGATTGGGATGTTCCTCAACCTCGGTCGGCATAATCTGAATCTCGACGTTACGCATGCTGCCGACGCGCAGTAGGCGCCGCAGCTGATCCGCATGAACCCGACGCCCGCCGATGGGCTGATCAAGCACAACCTCTTCCAGTACGTAGCTCACCGCTGGTGGCGGCCACTGCTCGAAGACCTGCTGTCGGGTCAGTCGGTCGGCGACCCGCTTCTCGATGGTCTCCTCGCTCAGGAACGGACGTCCTTTGGCGAACACCGCCCGTGCGTGGTCCTCGGTCTGGAGAAGCCCATGCACCGCATGGTTGCAGTAGTGGTGCAGCTCCACGGCCTGCGACTCCAGCACCGCATAGCCCCGGTACCACTCCGGATGCCGAGTCCGCGCCCTCTTCATCGCCTCCTTCACCTCGGGGATCGCCTGCTTCAGCAGACCCCCCGCGTCCAGGATCTCGTCCGCCTTCTCCAGCAGCTCCGGGCGTGGAACCCGCACCCCCCGCTCCATGGCCGACACGGCGTCCGGTCCGCACCCCACGAGCAGTCCGAACTCCTTCTGGGTGAGCCCCTTCCGCTCCCGCAGCAGCTTGAGCATCTTGCCCAGGGCGGTGAACAGCCCCGTCGTGCCCTCCGCCTCGGCCGGCGTCTCCGGCCTCCGCTGCCGTTCCTCCGTCACGCACCCACCGCCTTCCTGTCACCGTGGTCACGGCCGACGTCGCGTACGCCTCACCCAGCGCAGGCGTACGGCTACGTACCGTCGCGTCGTCGTCCCTGGTCAGCGTAGGGACAACCGGCCACGCTCGGTCCCGTGAACGCCGAAATCTCCACCCCCACCGACGAACTGGCCCAGCGCCTCAGTGCCACCCCGCGCGGTGCCCGCCTGGCCCGGCGGCTGGCCGGGCAGCAGTTGGACGCCTGGGGCTTCCCGTACGGCGGCGAGGTGAACGACGCCGTCCAGCACGTCGTCGCGGAGCTCGCCGCCAACGCCGTCACCCACGGCCGCGTGCCCGGCCGGGACTTCGAGCTGCGACTCCTGCTGTTCCTGCCCGTTGCCACCCTCCGTATCGAGGTGAGCGACGCCCGGGACGACCGCCTCCCCGCTCCCGCGCCGCCCGGTGAGGGCGGGGGCGAGGGCGGCCGGGGGCTGCATCTCGTGCACGCCTTCTCCCGCGCCTGGGGCGTCGCCGGGCGGGACGTCGGCAAGACGGTGTGGGCGGAACTCCCGCTGAAGGAGGCCGACATGACGGAACAACGTATTGGAACCGTCGATCCAAAACCATGCTAGTCTTCCTGTCATGGCCCGACCGAGGACCTTCGACGAGGAGCGGGCCCTGGACGCGGCGATGCGCACGTTCTGGGAGAAGGGCTACGAGGCCACCTCGACCCAGGACCTGTGCGACGCCACCGGTCTGGGGCGCAGCAGCATCTACAACACGTTCAAGAGCAAGCACGACCTGTTCGAGCGGGCGCTCGCCCACTACCTCGACACCAAGCGCGCGCCCCAGGAAGCCGTCCTCGGGGACGCCGGACGGCCGGCCGCCGAGCGGATCCGGACGCTGCTCTCCGGCGTGATCGAGGGAGAGGCGGAGCACCGGACGGCCTTCGGCCGGGCGCTCGGCTGCCTCGGTGTGAACACCATCGTCGAGCTGGGCGACCGCGACAGCGGGGCGGCGGCGCTGCTGGAGCGGGACGCCGACCTCCGTCTCGCCGCCTACCGGGCCGTCATGGAGGCGGGCCGCAGGGACGGCAGCGTCACCTCGGCGCGCGAGCCCGAGGCGCTGGCCCGCTTCCTCAACGCGACCATCGCCGGTCTGCGGGTCTCCAGCCAGGGCGGCGCCGACCGGTCCGTCCTGGAGGCCATCGTCGACACCGCGATGGATGCGCTGACGCGCTGACGTACTGACACGCGGAGAAGCCCCCTGGTTCAGGGGGCGTTTCTCCTGACCTCGTTTTGAACTGCTCGATACATAACGCCGCGAACGACAGGAGTGGACCGTGCCCCGAGCCGTATACGTTCTGGCCCTTGGCATCTTCGCCATGGTGACCAGCGAGTTCGTCGTCGCCGGCCTGATGCCGCAGATGGCGGACGGCCTGAACGCCACCGTCCCGCAGATCGGCTACCTGATCACCGCCTTCGCGGTGGCCATGGCCGCCGGCGGGCCGTTCCTGACCGTGGCGCTGATGAAACTGCCCCCGCGGACGGCGCTGATGGTGCTGTTCGCCGTCTTCCTCACGGGCAACGTCCTGGCCGCCACCGCGACCGGTTACGGCGTGATGATGGCCGCCCGGATCATCACCGGCATCGCCTCCCAGGCGTTCTTCGGCATCGGCATCTCGCTGTGCGCCCGGATCACCCGGCCCGAGGTGCGCGGCCGGGCGATCGCCGTCGCCATGAACGGGCTGATGCTCGGCACGCTGCTGGGCCTGCCCCTGTCCACTCTGGTCGGCGAGCGCTACGGATGGCGCGCGGCGTTCTGGGCGATCTCGGCGCTCGCCCTGGTGGCGGCCGTGGTGACCCTGGTGGGCGTGCCGCGCCTGGAAGCCGCCGCGAGCGAGGGCGGCTTCCGGCAGGAGATCGGTGTCTTCCGCAACCCGAAGCTGTGGCTGGTGCTCTCCACCAGCATGCTGGTCATCGGCGCCACCTTCTCCGCCTTCAGCTACCTCAACCCGATCCTCACGGAGGTCACCGGCTTCTCGGCGGGCACCGTCCCCCTGCTGCTCATCGCCTACGGCGCCGCCACCGTGGTCGGCAACACGGTCGTCGGCCGCCTCGCCGACCGGTACGCCGTCCCGGTCCTGGCCGCCGGTCTGGTCCTGAACACGATGTTCCTGGCGGGCTTCGCCCTCCTCGCCGACCTGCCGGCCCCGGCCGTGCTGTGCATGCTGGGCATCGGCCTGGTCGGCGTGACCATGAACCCGGCGATGATCACCCGGGTCCAGCGGACCGGCAACGCCGGACCGCTGGTGAACACCGTCCACTCCTCCTTCATCACCCTCGGCATCATCGTCGGCTCCTCCCTCGGGGCCGTCGGGATCGACGCCTGGAGCCTGCGCGCTCCCCTCTGGCTGGGCGCCGTCCTGGCCCTGCTGGGCCTGGCCACCCTGGTGCCCGAGCTCAGCGGCGGGCGATCAGGAAAGCCTGCGGAGCCGACTCCGTCCCGCCCGGTTCCCGCAGCGTCCGGGAGTGAAGGGTGAAACCGGCGTCCTGAAGCAGCTCGGCCATGCGCTCCGGCCGCCGCCGCTGGAAGTCGAGGCCGACCGGGCGGTCGAAGGGCCGGTCGAGGCGGAGCGGCGCGTCACCGGCCTGGAAGGCGAGCAGCAGGTGCCCGCCGGGCGCCAGGACCCGCCGGAACTCGGCGAACAGGGCCGGGAGTTCCTCCGCCGGGGTGTGAATGCTGGAGTACCAGGAGACCACGCCCGCCAGTGACCCGTCCGGCAGGTCCAGCTCCAGCATCGAGCCCTGCTCGAAGCGCAGGTGCGGGTTCTCGCGGCGGGCGACGGCGAGCATCGCGGCGGACAGGTCGAGTCCGAAGACCCGCAGCCCCAGCCCGGCCAGGTGGGCGGTCACCCGGCCGGGCCCGCAGCCCAGGTCGGCGACGTCGGCCCCCGGCCCGACGAGCCGGGCGAAGGCGGCGAGCACCTCCAGGTCCTGGGGCGCGCCGGCCACCTGACCGCGGAAGTGCTCGGCGTAATCCTCGGCGATGGTGTCGTAGAAGACGCGGGTGGCGGTGACGTGATCGGTGTCGGTCATGGGCGCGGACCCTACCGCCCGCCACCGACAGCCGGGCCGCGCCCCCGCCCACCCCCGGCCGCCACCGACGGCCGGGGGTGGGTCCTCATTCCGTCCTCACTCCACCCCCACCGCCCGCAGCAGGGCCGCCACGCCCGCCGCGCCCAGGACGACCACCGCGAACGGCGCCCGCCGCCAGGCCAGTACGGCCCCCGCCAGTACCCCGGCCGGACGCGCCCAGCCCGCGAAGCCCCCGCCCTCCGTCAGCGCCCCGGTGGCCAGCAGCGCGACCAGCAGCACCACCGCCCCGGCGGACAGCAGCTCCCGCACCCGCGCCGGGAGGGTGACCCGGCCGTGCAGCACCGGGCCGGCCAGCCGCAGGACGTACGTCCCGGCCGCCAGCGCCAGGATCACCGCCACCGTCGCGCTCACGCCGGCCGCCCCTCGGGCCGGGCACCACCGCGGTGGAGGAGGAGCCCCGCGAGCGCCAGCAGCACCGGTACCCCCGTCGGCACGACCGGGGTCACCGCCAGCGCCAGCGCGGCACCGGGCAGGGCGGCCCGGCGCAGCCCCGCGTCCTCGCGCAGGGCGGGCAGCACCAGGGCGGCCAGCACGGCGGGGAAGGCCGCGTCCAGACCGTAGACGGCCGTGTCGCCGAGGGCGGTGCCGGCCAGCGCCCCGGCCAGGACGCCCGCGTTCCACAGCGCGAACAGCGCGCAGCCGGAGAGCCAGAACGCCGCCCGGCGGCGCGCCGGATCCTGCTGGGCGAGCGCGAACGCCACCGTCTCGTCGGTGACCAGATGGGCCCCCAGCAGCCGCGACGGCCACCCCCGGCCCACGATCTGGGCGACCGCCAGGCTGAAGGCCGCCAGCCGGGTGTTGAGCAGCAGGCCCGTCGCCGCCGCGGCGAGCGGGCCGCCCCCGGCGAGCAGCACGCCGACCGCGCTGAACTGGGCCGAACCCGCGTACACCACCAGGGACATCACCACGGGCACCCACACCGGCAGCCCGCCCGCGACGGAGATGGCGCCGAACGACACGCCGACGATCCCACCGGCGAGACCGACGAGGACCACGTCCCGGAGAAGCTCGGGATCACGGGCGGGCGAGGGGTCCGGAGGCGGGGAGCCGGGACTTCCGCTTGTTCGCTGTGCCGAACGCATGTTTTCTACGATGGACAGCAAGACCCCCGTTCGTCAAGAAGAACGATCGTACCGATGGAGCGAACTACATGCCGGATGACGCCACCTCCCTCCCGTCCCGCCTGCCCCTCGACTGGATCGCCGCCTCCCTGCGCCGCGAACGGACCCGGGCCGGGCTCTCGCTGTCCGAGCTGGCCAAGCGGGCCGGCATCGCCAAGTCCACGCTGTCGCAGCTGGAGGCGGCGGGCGGCAACCCGAGCATGGAGACGATCTGGGCGCTCGCGGTGGCCCTGGGGGTGCCGTTCAGCGTGCTGGTGGAGCCGCCGGTGTCGTCGGTCCAGGTGATCCGGGCCGGGGAGGGCCCCCAGGTCACGTCGGAACGGGCGAGCTTCGTCGGCACGCTGCTGGCCGCCTGCCCGCCCGGCGCCCGGCGGGACATCTACCGCATGCGGGCCGAGCCGGGGCCGGCACGGGAATCGGAGCCGCATATTCCGGGAACGGTCGAGCATCTCGTCGTCAGTACGGGACGGATGAAGGCGGGGCCGCGGGGCGAGAGCGTGGAGCTGGGGCCCGGGGACTACATGGCGTATCGCGGCGATGTGCCGCACACCTACGAAGCGCTGGAGCCGGGGACGACGTTCGTGCTGATCATGCAGCACGTATGAGAAGAATTCGCCAGGAATTCACCGGGGC contains the following coding sequences:
- a CDS encoding TetR/AcrR family transcriptional regulator; translation: MARPRTFDEERALDAAMRTFWEKGYEATSTQDLCDATGLGRSSIYNTFKSKHDLFERALAHYLDTKRAPQEAVLGDAGRPAAERIRTLLSGVIEGEAEHRTAFGRALGCLGVNTIVELGDRDSGAAALLERDADLRLAAYRAVMEAGRRDGSVTSAREPEALARFLNATIAGLRVSSQGGADRSVLEAIVDTAMDALTR
- a CDS encoding MFS transporter yields the protein MPRAVYVLALGIFAMVTSEFVVAGLMPQMADGLNATVPQIGYLITAFAVAMAAGGPFLTVALMKLPPRTALMVLFAVFLTGNVLAATATGYGVMMAARIITGIASQAFFGIGISLCARITRPEVRGRAIAVAMNGLMLGTLLGLPLSTLVGERYGWRAAFWAISALALVAAVVTLVGVPRLEAAASEGGFRQEIGVFRNPKLWLVLSTSMLVIGATFSAFSYLNPILTEVTGFSAGTVPLLLIAYGAATVVGNTVVGRLADRYAVPVLAAGLVLNTMFLAGFALLADLPAPAVLCMLGIGLVGVTMNPAMITRVQRTGNAGPLVNTVHSSFITLGIIVGSSLGAVGIDAWSLRAPLWLGAVLALLGLATLVPELSGGRSGKPAEPTPSRPVPAASGSEG
- a CDS encoding DUF397 domain-containing protein; translated protein: MNGEHLTWFKSTYSDAAGGDCLEAAYTWRKSSHSGGEGGDCLEVAYPWRKSSHSDGEGGECVEVAYPWHKSSHSSGEGGECVEIAICAHTVHIRDSKNPAGPRLALSPTAWSAFLGWEPTAG
- a CDS encoding NUDIX domain-containing protein; this translates as MDRAWDEAVRANPALFDGPSVGCAGLEWRPERELVISWSRLTYRHRTLRRIPGAPWLPSLFVAVLQPTDDGRLLVGRMAGWTAAPGRWQLPGGTVEPPSGADEPLDAAALRGHAARELAEETGIGTDPSRLALWRVVRNDVRSVGALFLAPPLPASRVRERFDALVSVEAAAGREPELDRIALVRSPAGLAELRGPRVDYLEPVLGRPWSG
- a CDS encoding helix-turn-helix domain-containing protein; translation: MPDDATSLPSRLPLDWIAASLRRERTRAGLSLSELAKRAGIAKSTLSQLEAAGGNPSMETIWALAVALGVPFSVLVEPPVSSVQVIRAGEGPQVTSERASFVGTLLAACPPGARRDIYRMRAEPGPARESEPHIPGTVEHLVVSTGRMKAGPRGESVELGPGDYMAYRGDVPHTYEALEPGTTFVLIMQHV
- a CDS encoding AMP-dependent synthetase/ligase, with amino-acid sequence MSTPLPSFAPSAAYDDAPGPVLVEPETRRLDGVVREAYVPPLAPPVRHGSLADLPFENAAAAPGTVVLARRTPEGRWVDVTAAEFAAQVRAVAKGLIGEGLKPGDRIAVMARTRYEWTLLDFAAWAAGLVTVPVYPTSSVFQTRWILQDSGAVVLVTETAGQAAALGPELDRLPDLRNVWVIEQGHVDQLAQVGAPVPDTDVDVRRGMLGPDTLATLIYTSGTTGRPKGCALTHGNFFAEVDNAIELLYPVFRAQAGEEPSVLLFLPMSHVFGRMVAVACVRARVRLGHAPSLKAEDLLPDLAAFRPTCLLTIPYMLEKVFNTARAKAEAGGRLTSFDRAESVAVRYGEAMEARQTGRGGGPGSALKTARAFYDPLVYRKIRNAMGGRVRYAICGGSPLGRRLAAFYAGAGIQIFEGYGLTETTGAATVTPPLRPRLGTVGWPLPGTRVRIAADGEILISGDQILHGYWDPQAGGVVPAAPDGWLATGDLGSLDDEGYLTITGRKKELLITAGGTTVAPAPLENWLRAHPLISQCLVLGDRRPYVTALITLDPPGVTHWRRMNGKHPVPPELLVDDPDLRAVLQRAVDEANKLVSRPETIRRFAVLPRDFTEEAGHLTPSMKLRRDLVLRDYADVVEGLYES
- a CDS encoding acetyl-CoA C-acetyltransferase; translation: MSPLEPPQARRVAIVGGARIPFARSDGPYATASNQEMLTAALDGLVERCGLAEPGAVGEFVAGAVLKHSRDFNLARETVLASRLDPRTPAHDVQQACGTGLQAVITAANKIALGQTESAVAGGADTASDAPLGVNDALRRILLEARRARTAGARLKALAKIRPAHLVPDIPRNAEPRTGLSMGEHAAVTARAWGITREAQDELAAASHRRLAAAYERGFFEGLVVPFRGLARDQNLRPDSTPEKLAALRPVFGLDHPGPTMTAGNSTPLTDGAATVLLASEEWAAARGLEPLAFLTACETAAVDFVSGDVAGGEDGLLMAPAYAVPRLLERTGLALADFDFVEIHEAFASQVLATLAAWEKRGLGTVDRARLNVAGSSLATGHPFAATGARIVATLAALLAERERPGRGLISICAAGGQGVAAVLERA
- a CDS encoding ATP-binding protein, yielding MNAEISTPTDELAQRLSATPRGARLARRLAGQQLDAWGFPYGGEVNDAVQHVVAELAANAVTHGRVPGRDFELRLLLFLPVATLRIEVSDARDDRLPAPAPPGEGGGEGGRGLHLVHAFSRAWGVAGRDVGKTVWAELPLKEADMTEQRIGTVDPKPC
- a CDS encoding AzlC family ABC transporter permease, encoding MRSAQRTSGSPGSPPPDPSPARDPELLRDVVLVGLAGGIVGVSFGAISVAGGLPVWVPVVMSLVVYAGSAQFSAVGVLLAGGGPLAAAATGLLLNTRLAAFSLAVAQIVGRGWPSRLLGAHLVTDETVAFALAQQDPARRRAAFWLSGCALFALWNAGVLAGALAGTALGDTAVYGLDAAFPAVLAALVLPALREDAGLRRAALPGAALALAVTPVVPTGVPVLLALAGLLLHRGGARPEGRPA
- a CDS encoding class I SAM-dependent methyltransferase, which codes for MTDTDHVTATRVFYDTIAEDYAEHFRGQVAGAPQDLEVLAAFARLVGPGADVADLGCGPGRVTAHLAGLGLRVFGLDLSAAMLAVARRENPHLRFEQGSMLELDLPDGSLAGVVSWYSSIHTPAEELPALFAEFRRVLAPGGHLLLAFQAGDAPLRLDRPFDRPVGLDFQRRRPERMAELLQDAGFTLHSRTLREPGGTESAPQAFLIARR
- a CDS encoding AzlD domain-containing protein, whose amino-acid sequence is MSATVAVILALAAGTYVLRLAGPVLHGRVTLPARVRELLSAGAVVLLVALLATGALTEGGGFAGWARPAGVLAGAVLAWRRAPFAVVVLGAAGVAALLRAVGVE
- a CDS encoding helix-turn-helix domain-containing protein yields the protein MTEERQRRPETPAEAEGTTGLFTALGKMLKLLRERKGLTQKEFGLLVGCGPDAVSAMERGVRVPRPELLEKADEILDAGGLLKQAIPEVKEAMKRARTRHPEWYRGYAVLESQAVELHHYCNHAVHGLLQTEDHARAVFAKGRPFLSEETIEKRVADRLTRQQVFEQWPPPAVSYVLEEVVLDQPIGGRRVHADQLRRLLRVGSMRNVEIQIMPTEVEEHPNLGSAFNLLTPKGHQQVAYTEAQGYPRLITDPEEVREIADRYGIMRAMALPPKESGELIEKKLEEL